Below is a genomic region from Fundidesulfovibrio magnetotacticus.
GTCCGCGCCCCCCTGAATCAACTCGTAACGCCCGCCCCCGCCCAACCCGATGCCACCGTCCAGCGTGACGACTCCGGCACGCTCGTCTCGCCCTACCAGCCAGCCCCCCCGGGCCTCGCCATGGGACGCAACCAGGGACGCGCCTCCATCCCGCTGGACATGGAAAACATCAACCAAGGCTGGGATCACCTCAACGCCGGACAACCCGCCGACGCCCTGGCGCACTTCGAGAAAGCACAACGCTCCAAGGAACAGGGCCTGGCCGCTGAAGCTACCCTGGGCTCAGCTTACGCCCTCTGGCGGCTCGGACGCGAAACCCAGGCCGCGGAGAGCTTCAAAACCCTCGTGGATGCCGGCTTCCGCCTCCCCGAAACACTCCCCAACCTGCTCTTCCTCCTGCACAAACGCGGCGGCCCCAAAGCCGTGGAACCCTACCTGCAACTCCTGCCGGAAGAGGATCGCGCCCGCTGGCGCAAATAAAGCGGTCGAGCAGACCGAGTGGCGCCGGGTGAAGGTGGATCGCCCCCCCTGACGCAAGTGAAGCCTAGGCTCGGCAGGATCAGGCGAATCGGCCTGGCGGCAGACGGAGAAGCCCCCGGCGGCCAGGGCTCCGCCCTGGACCCGGCAATTGCTTCGCGGGCTTCACCGGGAAGGACTGTGTTGCCGACGCCTGGCCTCTGCACGGGGAGAGGCCCGGCTCCGGCCTGCAAGACCTTTGCGGCTGCGCCGCCTTTCGCGCGGGAATTCGCGCAAAACCGCGAATCCCCGCCCGGGGGGCCGTGGCGCTGCGCGTCAGATTGTCGAGCAAGATCCATTTCTTGGAATTTTGAGGATAATTCCTTGTTCATCGTCGCTTGCGACGATGGCAGTCCGCCGGGATAAGCGCTGCTTTAAGCGCGTTCCCGGCGGGTGTCTGCTGCTGTCCGGGCATCCGGGGTCTGTCCGCCCCCTCCCACACAGGCATACCCGGTGAAACCCGCGAAGCAACTAGGGATTCCAAAGGGCGTAGCCCTTTGGCCGCCGGAGGCTATTCCTCCTCCTTCTCCTTTTTCTCCTCTCTCTCCCTCCACCGCCGCAACGCCACCGGACGCCCACGCGAAGCGGCGCCCGGGCATGACTTCGTTGCGATTCAGGACAAAAAGCCCCCCGGCCGCGGGGCCGGGGGGCTCTTCTCATACATGGCGGATCGGGTCGTGTTCAGCCGCCGACTTTCATGCCGCCGCCCTGGATACCCACGGGGCCGAGGATTTCGGGGGCGACGATCTTTTCGGGGGTCTTCTCGTTAAGATAGGCCAGGTAGGCGCGCAGGAGCTGTTCGCGCTGGAAGGAGAGGGCCTGGTTCATGACCTTGGCCTTGTCGCGCTGCCAGTCGGCGTCCGGGGGGGCGGCGCGATCCTTGAGTTTGGCGATCACGAAAGCGCCGGGCACGGCGTAGGTTCCGGGCAGCCAGCCGGGTTCCTTGGCGGTGAAGGCGGCTTCGAGGATGGCGGTGGACTGTCCCAGGCCCTGGGCCGGGCCGGAGCGCGGGAAGGGGGGGGTGGTGGAGAAGGCGCTCTTGTACTGGTCGGCCACCTTGGCCTGTCCTTCGGGGGTGGCCAGCAGGGCGGCGGTTTCCTTGGCCTTGGCTTCGGCCAGCTTGAGGGCTTCCTGCTCCACGAGGTCGGCCTTCACGGCGTCGGCCACTTCATCCAGGGGCGGGATGTTCTCGGGCTTGGCTTCCAGCACCTTGGCGAGCACGTAGCCTTCGCCGGCGGCCAGGGCCTGGGGCACGGCCTTTCCGGCCTGCTGGGCGAAGAGGGCGTTGAGCGATTCGGTGGAGAGGTTCAGGTCCAGGGGTGGGCGCTGGCGGTTGAAGAACTCGGAGGTTTTGGCCTCGAGTCCCTTGGCCTGGGCCAGTTTGGAGGGGGCGGCGCCGCCGATGAGCTCTTCGAGCATGGCGTCCACGGTCTTGCCGATGGTTTCAGCGGCCTTGTCCTCGGCGAGTTCGCGGCGGATGTCGTCGGAGGCTTCCTCGAGGGAAGTGACGCCTTCGGCCTTCTTGTCCATGACCTGGATGACGTGCAGGCCGAACTGGGTGCGCACGAGGCCGGAGATGTCGCCCTTCTTGAGGGCGAAGGCGGCCTGTTCGAATTCGGGCACCATGGCGCCTTTGGGGAACCAGCCCAGGTCGTCGCCGTTGACGGCGGGGTCGCCCTTCACGGCGAGCACCTTGTCGAAGGCTTCGCCCTTCTTGAGCCGGGCGGCCAGGTCGAGCAGGCGTTTTTCGGCGGCTTTGACTTGGGCTTCGGGGGCGTCCGGGGCCAGGAGCACGAGGAGGTGGTTGGCCTTGACCATCTCTGGGTGTTTGAACTTGTCGGGGTTGGCGTCGTAGTAGGCTTTCACTTCTTCGACGGTGACGGCCTTGGGGTCTGCCAGGGACGCGGGGGTGATCTCCACGTATTCGATCTTCACCTCGGCGGGGCGCTTGTACTTTTCACGGGTGGCCTCGTAGGCCGCCTTCACCTGCTCGGGGGTGACGGTCACCTGGGCGGCGAAGTCCTTGGCCGGGAAGGCCAAGTAGTCGAGCACGGCCTTTTCCTGGCTGAAGTTGTAGAGCGCGCGGATCTCGGGTTCGGCCACGTAGACGGGCTGGGTCACGTAGACCATCATCTTTTCGAGGAGCAGATCGCGGCGCTGTTCGGCCTCGAACATCTCGGGGTTGACGCCGATGGACTTGAGCTTCTCTTTATAGAGATCGTAGTCGAATTTGCCCTGGTCGTTCTGGAAGGCGGGCACGCGGGCGATTTCGGCCTGGAGCTCCGCGGGCGAGACGTTCACGCCCAGCACGCCGGCCTGATTGAACAGGAGCTGGCGGAGCACCATCTGCGAAAACACCTGGCGCTTGAAGCCCAGGCGTTCCAGGTCATCCTTGCCCATGCCCGGATTCTGGGCCTGCACCTGGCGCACGAAGCCCTCGTATTCTTCGAAAAATTCCTTGGTCAGGATGGGTGTGTCGCCCACGTAGGCCAGCACGCCGCCTCCGGGCTGTTTGGCCTGGAAGGTGTAGACGCCGAAGAAGACGAACACGGCGATGATCAGGCCGAAAATGACCTTGATGACCCACGATTGCGAATGCTGCCGGAGAAAATCCAACATGTGAGGGGGCTCCTTGGGAAACTTGGCCTGCCGGGAAGAAAAACGGCGGCCGAGGCGCGAGGCCCCGGCCGCCGGAAACGCGTCGCGGGGGGCTAGCGGCTCGCGCCCACGGCGTTGAGCAGGCCGCCGGACAAAATAATGTCCAGTTCCTTGGCGGTCAAATCATTTGTGAGCTTCACCTTGAGCTTGCCGTCCACCACGGCCTCCACGGCCTTGCCGGGCTTGATCTTCCCGGCGGGAATGGCCACCTGCGCGCCCTGGGCCACCTTGTCGTAATCGGCCTTGTCCACGAAGAGCAGCGGAAGGATGCCGAAGTTCACCAGGTTTGCCCGGTGGATGCGCGCCAGGCTCTTGACGATCACGGCCTTCACGCCCAGATGGCGGGGCCCCAGGGCCGCGTGCTCGCGGGAGGAGCCCTGCCCGTAGTTTTCGCCGCCCACGATCACGCCGCCGTCCATCTGCTTGATGCGGCCCACGAACTCCTTGTCCACGTTGGTGAACAGGTACTCCGAGATGGCTGGGATGTTGGAGCGCAGGCTCATGATGTGCGTGCCGCCGGGCAGGATGTGGTCGGTGGTGATGTCGTCGCCCACTTTGAGGGCCACGCCCGCTTCCACCACGTCCGGGGTGCGCCCGAAGCGCGAAAGGGGCGCGATGTTGGGGCCGCGCAGCACCTCCACTCCGGAGCCGTCCTCGGGCGGGAACACGAAGAGATGCCGGATGGACGGCACTTTTTTGGGCATCACCGGCTTGGCCGGGGCCTCGCCCCAGGTGGCGGGGTCGGTGAACGCGCCGTTCAGGGCCGCCATGGCCGCCGTCTGGGGGCTCACCAGGTAGACCTGGGCGTCCTGGGTGCCGCTGCGGCCTTCGAAGTTGCGGTTGAAGGTGCGCGCGCTCACGCCTGCGGACATGGGCGAGCCGCCGTAGCCCAGGCAGGGGCCGCAGGTGCACTCCAGGATGCGCGCGCCCGCGTCCAGGTAGATCTGCAGCAGGTTCTCGTCGGCCAGCATCTTGAGCACCTGCTTGGAGCCCGGGGAGATGAAGAGGTCGGTCTCGGGCTTCACGCGCTTGCCCTTGAGCATCAGCGCCACGGCCTTGAGGTCGGCGTAGGAGGAGTTGGTGCACGAGCCGATGGCCGACTGGTTCACCTTGAGCCCGGCCAGGCTCTTGATGGTGGCCATGCGGTCGGGCATGTGCGGCTTGGCCGCCAGGGGCTCGAGCTTGGCGAGGTCGATGACGATCTCCTCGTCGTAGGCGGCCGAGGGGTCGGCCTTGAGCTGCACGTAGTCCTCGGGGCGGCCCATGGCGGCCAGGAATTTCTTGGTCACCGCGTCGGAGGGGAAGAGCGAGCCCGTGGCCCCCAGTTCCGCGCCCATGTTGGTGATGGTGGCGCGTTCGGGCACGGAGAGCGTGGCCACGCCCGGCCCCGCGTACTCGAACACCTTGCCCACGCCGCCCTTCACCGTGAGCAGCCCCAGCAGGTGCAGGATGATGTCCTTGGCCGTGGCCCAGCCGGTCAGTTCGCCTTCGAGCTGCACTTTCACCACTTTGGGCATGGTGATGTAGTAGGGCTCGCCCGCCATGGCCAGGGCCACCGACAGGCCGCCCGCGCCCATGGAGAGGCTGCCCACGCCGCCCGCGGTGGGGGTGTGGGAGTCCGACCCGATAAGCGTCTTGCCGGGCTTGGCGAAGTTCTCCAGGTGCAGCTGGTGGCAGATGCCCGTGCCCGGAGGCGAGAACACCGCGCCATACTTGGCCGCCACCGTGCGCAGGAACTGGTGGTCGTCCGGGTTGCGGAAGCCCTGCTGCAGCGTGTTGTGGTCCACGTAGCTCACGGAGAGCTCGGTCTTCACGCGCGGCACGCCGATGGCCTCGAACTGAAGCCAGGCCATGGTGCCCGTGGCGTCCTGGGTGAGGGTCTGGTCGATGCGCAGCCCGATCTCGGAACCGGCCTTCATCTTGCCGCTCACCAGGTGAGAGGCGATGATCTTCTGGGTGATGTTCTTGCCCATTGTCGTCCTCGCATGTTCGTGAAAGTTGGGTCATGTGCCCCGGGATTCACGGCAATGTCAAGGCGGCCGACCGTCATGAGCCTGTAACCTGCCAGTTGTAGCTGGTTACCGAAACGCTCGCCGGTCCTTCGCCTCCTGAACAGTATGAAGCACATTCTCTTCGCCCTGGCGACACTCGCCTGGTTCCTCGCGCCATCGCATGGCCATGCCGCCGACGAGCTCGTCTTCGGACTGATCGGTACGGAAAGGCACGAGACCCTCCTCAAAAGCTTCGCCCCGCTGAGCGAGGCCCTCGCCAGATGCCTGGGCATTCCCGTGCGCGTCACCGTGCACCAGGACTACGCCGGCGCCATCTGGGACATGCGCTCGGGCCGGACGCACTTCGCCTGGATGGGCAACAAGGCCGCGCTGGAGGCCGTGGACAGCGCAGGGGCCGAGGTGGGCCTCATGGCCCTCTCCCGGAACGACGGGGCGGGCTATTTCTCCCACCTCATCGTCCGCAAGGACTCCGGGCTCATCTCCCCGCAGGACGTTCTCGCCCGGGCCGCCGACCTGACCCTCGCCCTGGGCGACCCAAACTCGACTTCCGGCTCCCTCGTGCCCGGCTATTACCTTTTCGCGACACGCAACCTGGACCCGGAGACGCTCTTCAAGCGCACCATCCGCGCCCAGCACGAGGAAAACTTCCTGGCCGTCGCCCAGGGCAGGGCCGACGTGGCCGCCACGAACTCCGTGGACCTTCAGCGTTTCAAAAGCCGCTACCCTTCGGAATGGGCCGGAATCCGCATAATCTGGACATCTCCCCGCATCCCTTCCGATCCGATCGTCTGGAAATCCTCCCTGCCCGACCCCCTCAAGAAAGCCATCCGGGAGTGCTTCATCTCCTTCGGGAAACCCGCGCCCGGCAAGGGACGCGCGGAACTGCAAGCGGAAGCCGACACCCTGGCCGACCTCCAATGGACCGGATTCGTCCCCTCGGACAACAGCCAGCTCGCCCCCGTACGCCGGATCGAACTCTACCGGCGCATGCGCACGCTCGAGGCGGACGACACCATGCCAGCCGACGTGCGCACGGCAAGAATCAAAGCCATCGACGAGGCGTTGCTGTTGCTGGGCGCTCCCGAAGACGTCCCGGCCCCATGAACGGAGCGTTTGATCGCATCTTCCCTGCGCGCGCGCTTCAGACCGGGTTCAGACGTCTCCCCGGCCTGGTCCTCAAGGTGCTTCTGCCCGTCCTGCTGACCTGGCTGATCAGTTCCCTGGCCCTCTTCGCCATCTTCTCCAGGCAGGCCGAACGCCAGGGCTACGACGACCTGCGCGCCAGGCTCGAAGCCTACGCCTCCGACAAGGCGAACGAACTCTCCAGCCCCCTGTGGAACTTCCAGCACGATCTCGTGGCCAGGCTCATGCAGAGCTACCGGCACAACGACGACCTGCTCGTCGTCAGCCTGCACGACGCTGCCGGGAAGCTCCTCCACGAAGCGCTCGGGACCGGCCCGCCGCCGAAGGGCAACATCTTCGAGACCAAAAGGGAGATCGTCCACAAGAACGCGGACCGCGCCGAAACGTTGGGAACGCTCACCGTGGTCTTTCACGACGGCAGGCTCCTGAACTCCCTGGCCGAATACCGCGCACGGGACGCGTTGAACCTGGGCCTCGTGCTGGCCGTGCTCGCCCTTTCCCTCTGGTGGACGGTGCACCGCATCGTGGGCAGACCCCTGGCGCGCCTGGAGAAGTCGCTCCTGCGCAACGCGCGCGAACCCAGTCGCGAGCCCATCGTCTGGGCCGGGCAGGACGAACTGGCCCGCGTGGCCGCCGCGTACAACGGACTCCTGGAGGAGGTGGACCGCAGGACCGGCGAACTGGTGGAAGCCAACGCCGCTCTCGCCGGGGAAATAGTCCGGCGCAACCAGGCGGAGGAGAAACTCCTGCTCGCAGCCAAGGTCTTCGAGGTCGCCGTCGAGGGCGTGGCCGTCACCGACGTCGGCGGCGTCATCCGCTCCGTCAATTCCAGCTTCGAGCGCATCACGGGATACCGGCAGGACGAGGCCGTGGGCCGCCGCCTGGACATCCTCGGGTCTGGCCGACACACGCCCGCCTTTTTCGCGGGCATCCTCTTGAGCCTGCGCAGGCATGGCGCCTGGGAGGGCGAAATCTGGAACAGGCGCAAGAACGGCGAGGTGTACCCCCAGCGGACCACCGCCAGCGCCGTGCTCGACGCGGCCGGGCGCATATCGCACTACGTCTGCGTTTTCCAGGACATCACCGAGGCGAAACGCCAGCAGCAGGCCATGGAGCGCATGGCCTTCCACGACACCCTCACCGGGCTGCCCAACCGCGCCAACCTCGACGAGCGGCTGCGCCAGACCCTGGGCCACGCGGCACGGCACGGGGGGGCCTTTTCACTGCTGTTTCTGGACCTGGACAACTTCAAGGCCGTCAACGACAGCCTCGGGCACGACGTGGGGGACGCCCTGCTCGCCATCCTCGCCGCCCGCCTGCGCAACGTGCTGCGCGCCGAGGACACCCTCGCCCGGCAGGGTGGGGATGAATTCATCATTCTCGCACCGGACGCCGACACGCCGGACAAGGCCGCCAACCTCGCCCAGCGCGTCGCCAGCGCCATGCGCAAGAGCGTCCCGCTGCAAGGCTACGACATTCCCTGCTCCGCCAGCGTCGGCATCGCCATGTACCCCCAGGACGGCGTGACGCCCCAGGACCTGATCAAACACGCCGACATGGCCATGTACCGCGCGAAAAGCCAGGGCGGCGGCGCCAGCAGGTTTTTCGCCACCGGCATGGACCTCCAGGCGCGAAAACGCCTCTCCCTGGAGACGAGGCTCCACAAGGCCCTGGAACGCGACGAGTTCAGCCTGCAATACCAACCCGTGCTCCAGGCCGACACCATGACCGTCTCGGGCGCGGAAGCGCTGCTGCGCTGGAATTGCGGGGGGCAATCCATACCGCCCGCCGAGTTCATCCCCGTCGCCGAGAGCAACAACGCCATCATCCCCATCGGCGCATGGGTTCTCGAGAGAGCATCCCTGCAGGCGGCCGCGCTCGCCCGGGGGCCTCGCACCCCCTTCACGCTCTCGGTCAACGTGTCCGCGCGGCAGTTCCACCATGAAGGGTTCCTCAACGACGTCACCGCTGCCGCCGAACGGCTCGCGGGCACAAACACCAGGCTTCATCTTGAGCTCACCGAGTCGGCGCTCATCATCGACCCCGATGCCGCCACGCGCACCATCCACCTGCTCAAGGAAATGGGCGTCGGAATCGTCCTCGACGACTTCGGCACGGGCTACTCCTCGCTGAAGCACCTCCTGGACCTGCCCATCGACGGGTTCAAGATCGACCGCGGTTTCGTCAGCGCCATCCACTCCTGCGCTCGAAGCCGCGCCATCATAACGGCCCTGGTCAACCTGAGCCTGGGCCTGAGCGTTTCCGTGGTGGCCGAAGGAGTGGAAAACACGGGCCAGCTGGACTTTCTGCGCGGCACGGGCTGCCCGGAATTCCAGGGGTTCCTGGCCTGGCCCGCCTTGCCCCTCGAAAGCTTTCCCGCGCCCGGCTCTACCCCCCGAAACGCAGCCGGTTGATCCGCGCCCGCCGGTACTGGATTTCGAAGTCCAGACGCAGCTTCTCCTGCTTGGCGGCATGGATTTCCTCGTGCCGGAACACCCCTGCAAGGGGGTCCTCCTCGGCCGAAAGCGCCTTGATGCGCGCCAGAACCCCTGACCGCTCGGCCTCGAACTGCGCGATTTCCTGCTCGATCGCGGCGATGTCGTCACTCATCAGGAACCCCCTCCGGGTTTGGTGGATTGAATGTCGGGCCGGTAGGACGCCAGGCGTTGAGCAATGCCTCCGGCGTGCAAAGCGGGGTTGGTAAGAACCGCTAACGGGCGGCAAAGCCGCCCTGCTCCAGGCTGCGGTACGCGCAGGACTGCCGAAAAGCCGTAAAGCCGACTTTTTCAGCAGCCTCCGGGCCTTGCCCTCTCCGTAATCTCCCGACAGGGACCTGCCCCGCGCCCGCCAGGAGGGATCACCCCGTACCAGGACACCGCGCGGCAGCGGATACCCGCCGGGAACGCGCTCAAAACAGCTTCTCGCCGGATCACAGCCGTCGCCAGCTCGCGGCGATGCACAAGGACGCATCCTCGGATAACCAAAGAGAGCGCTGTTGCTCACACCCCCCTGGCGCGGAGCGACACGGTCCCCCACGCGACAGGCGGCGCAAACGCAAAGGTTTTGCCGAACCCGTCAATGCCGTCCTTCCCGGTGAAGCCCGCGAAGCGGAGCGGGAGTGCGGAGGGCGTGGCCCTTTGCCCGCCAGAGGCTTCACTCCGTGCGTCTTGCCATGTTCCGCCGGGGCTGTCCGCGAGGCCCTTGCCGGGTCGCCCGGGTAAAAAAAGGGAGGCGCCTTGCGGCGCCTCCCGGATACCGGCGCGAGCCGGGATCAACTACTTCTTCTGGGCGGCGTGCTCGCCGGAGGCGGCGCGCTGCATCTTCACTTCGACCTTCTCGGTCAGGCCTTCGTAGTACTCGCGCAGGATGGCGAGGCACTCGTCGCGGCCGAAGTGGTCGGGGATGGCTTCGCCTTCGGAGAGCATCTTGCGCAGCTTGGTGCCGGACAGGATGACGCGGTCTTCCTTGGCGTGGGGGCAGGTGCGCAGGGAGGCCATGCCGTCGCACTTGAAGCAGTAGAAGGTCCAGTCGATGTTCATGTTTTCGCAGAGCAGGGCCTTGCCGGGCTCGACGGCGCAAGCGGCCTCGGGGGTCGCGTAGGGGATGCGCTTGAAGATCTCCTGGGCCTCGAACATGCCGTAGAAGTCGCCGACGCCGGCGTGGTCACGGCCGATGATCATCTGGTTGATGCCGAAGTTCTGGCGGAAGGTGGCGTGCAGCAGGCCTTCGCGGGGACCGGCGTAACGCATGTCCAGGGGGTAGCCGGCCTGGATCACGTGGTCCTTCACGAAGTAGTGCTCGACCAGGGTGTCGATGGCGCGCACACGCACTTCGGCCGGGATGTCGCCGGGCTTCAGGTTGCCGATGAGGGAGTGGATGACCACGCCGTCACAGACTTCCACGGCGATCTTGGCCAGGAACTCGTGGGAGCGGTGCATGGGGTTGCGCAGCTGCAGAGCGGCGACCTTGCCCCAGCCCTTGGCGTCCATTTCGGCGCGCAGCTCGGCGGGACGCTTGTAGACGCCCTTGTACTTGGTGGGGTACTCGGCCTCGGAGAGCACCTTCACGGGGCCGGCCAGGGACACGGGCTTCTGGCCCATGACCATCTGGACGCCGGGGTGATCCTTCAGGGCGGTCTCCCAGAAGACGTCGTCGGCAGAGTCGGGGCCGGCGCCCTTGAACACCTGGTAGCACTCCCACTTCTTCTCGTCTTCGGTGAGGGTGTACTTTTCGGTGACGGTCATGATGGCCATCATTTCGCCTTCAACGGACTCCAGGGCGATTTCCTGGCCCACGTTGATGGCGGCGGCGTCTTCGGCGGACACGGAGCAGGTGACGGGAACGGGCCAGAAGGTGCCGTCGGTGAGGGTCATCTTTTCGCAGACGCTCTTCCAGTCGGCCTTGCCCATGAAGTAGGTGATGGGCGAGAAGCCGCCGATGCCCATCATGATCAGGTCGCCCTTTTCACGGGGGGAGATCACGACTTTCTTCAGCGTGGCAGCCTTCTTGAGGGCCTCGGCGCGCTCGGCGCCTTCCAGCAGACAGATGGTGAGGCCTTTGCCGCCATGCGGGGGAACCAGTCTGGACATGTTCGTTTCCTCTCCTTTACGGATGTGTGGTTGCCTTGATGATGCCGCCCTGGCCGCGAGGCGCGGCCCCCGAACGTCCGACCCGGTGGGCTGGACGCCTATGATAAAAAATTCACGTGCATCTTCTAGGGAGAAATCCACCCCCTTGTCAAGCGCTCTCGCCCAAGCTTGACGCCCTTCTCCGACGCGGGCATCCTCGGCTTCTGGAAACGCCCGGGAGGCCTTGCATTATGCTCATCGACACCCGCGAAAAAAACGGCGTGACACTGGCGCTCATCAACACCAGGCGCATCGAGGCGCGCATCGCCGATCCCCTCGCGGCGGGACTGCTGGAGGCCATCGGCAAGGCGCGGGGCGTCGTGCTGGATTTCGCTCAGGTGGGGTTCATCGACTCCACGGGCATGAAGGCGCTCATGACGGTGCTCCTGCACTGCCGCAAATCCGAGACGCCCTGCGCGCTCATGGGGGTCTCGGAGGACATCATGAGCGTTTTCGTGATCACGCGGCTCAACCGCCTGCTGCCCATCACGGGGAGCGAGGACGAGGCGGTGGACAAGGTGCGCGAACTGCTTGCGCAGGCCCGGGAGCGCAGGGAAGGGACGGCGGCGGCCACGGAGGCCAGCTGCCCCGTGCCCGGCGCACCGGAACAGGGCAAGGCCGGGGGATGAGCCGGCGGACGCCCGTCCGGGAGTGACGCGGCCGGACCGGCGCGGCAGAATTTCGAGGGAGCGGCCCGGCGACGGTCGGGCTTCACGGATCGCCAGACAACCCCGCCGGAACGCGCCGACGCCCCCCGTTTCAAGGGCTCTCGTGTTGCGTCCTCAAAATCCGTCCCTACGGGTTGTCAAGACAACCAACTCAATCCTTTGATTTTCGTTTTGAAAAACATCTTCATGTTTTCAAAATCGTGACACTAGCGCACGAAGCGCACGGCGACGCCCTCTTCGCCAAGGTCCACGTAGGCCATGCGCGGTGTTTCAGCGCAGAGGCACCCGGGGTTCACCACCAGGGTGTCGCCGAAGCGCAGCTCCATCTGGCGGTGCAGGTGGCCGAAGAGAATCAGGTCGAAGCCCGGCCCGAAGGCCTCGGGGAGGCGCGCGGGCAGGGTGGTCCGCTCGCCCCAGCCGTGGGTGACGCCCACCGTGCGCCCGGCCAGGTTGAGCCGGAGCATGGCGGGCAGTTCCTGGGCCACGCGCCAGTCGCAGCAGTTGCCCGCCACGGCGTGGAAGTTGGGATGGCTGGTCTCCAGGAATTCCAGCATGGCCGGGCCGGTGATGTCGCCGCAGTGGATGAGGGCGTCGGCGTCGCGCAGGTGGCTGTCGAACCAGCGGCGGAACCAGTCGCTGGGGGCTTCCAGGTGCGTGTCGGAAATGACGGCGAGCCGCATGTTCATCCTTTCCCGTTCTTGCGTTCCCACCAGCAGGCCTCGGGGCCG
It encodes:
- a CDS encoding tetratricopeptide repeat protein — protein: MWRRLLSAFPMAALLGLAAAIALAQPTVTRDPSPDHAVRAPLNQLVTPAPAQPDATVQRDDSGTLVSPYQPAPPGLAMGRNQGRASIPLDMENINQGWDHLNAGQPADALAHFEKAQRSKEQGLAAEATLGSAYALWRLGRETQAAESFKTLVDAGFRLPETLPNLLFLLHKRGGPKAVEPYLQLLPEEDRARWRK
- a CDS encoding peptidylprolyl isomerase — translated: MLDFLRQHSQSWVIKVIFGLIIAVFVFFGVYTFQAKQPGGGVLAYVGDTPILTKEFFEEYEGFVRQVQAQNPGMGKDDLERLGFKRQVFSQMVLRQLLFNQAGVLGVNVSPAELQAEIARVPAFQNDQGKFDYDLYKEKLKSIGVNPEMFEAEQRRDLLLEKMMVYVTQPVYVAEPEIRALYNFSQEKAVLDYLAFPAKDFAAQVTVTPEQVKAAYEATREKYKRPAEVKIEYVEITPASLADPKAVTVEEVKAYYDANPDKFKHPEMVKANHLLVLLAPDAPEAQVKAAEKRLLDLAARLKKGEAFDKVLAVKGDPAVNGDDLGWFPKGAMVPEFEQAAFALKKGDISGLVRTQFGLHVIQVMDKKAEGVTSLEEASDDIRRELAEDKAAETIGKTVDAMLEELIGGAAPSKLAQAKGLEAKTSEFFNRQRPPLDLNLSTESLNALFAQQAGKAVPQALAAGEGYVLAKVLEAKPENIPPLDEVADAVKADLVEQEALKLAEAKAKETAALLATPEGQAKVADQYKSAFSTTPPFPRSGPAQGLGQSTAILEAAFTAKEPGWLPGTYAVPGAFVIAKLKDRAAPPDADWQRDKAKVMNQALSFQREQLLRAYLAYLNEKTPEKIVAPEILGPVGIQGGGMKVGG
- a CDS encoding aconitate hydratase, whose translation is MGKNITQKIIASHLVSGKMKAGSEIGLRIDQTLTQDATGTMAWLQFEAIGVPRVKTELSVSYVDHNTLQQGFRNPDDHQFLRTVAAKYGAVFSPPGTGICHQLHLENFAKPGKTLIGSDSHTPTAGGVGSLSMGAGGLSVALAMAGEPYYITMPKVVKVQLEGELTGWATAKDIILHLLGLLTVKGGVGKVFEYAGPGVATLSVPERATITNMGAELGATGSLFPSDAVTKKFLAAMGRPEDYVQLKADPSAAYDEEIVIDLAKLEPLAAKPHMPDRMATIKSLAGLKVNQSAIGSCTNSSYADLKAVALMLKGKRVKPETDLFISPGSKQVLKMLADENLLQIYLDAGARILECTCGPCLGYGGSPMSAGVSARTFNRNFEGRSGTQDAQVYLVSPQTAAMAALNGAFTDPATWGEAPAKPVMPKKVPSIRHLFVFPPEDGSGVEVLRGPNIAPLSRFGRTPDVVEAGVALKVGDDITTDHILPGGTHIMSLRSNIPAISEYLFTNVDKEFVGRIKQMDGGVIVGGENYGQGSSREHAALGPRHLGVKAVIVKSLARIHRANLVNFGILPLLFVDKADYDKVAQGAQVAIPAGKIKPGKAVEAVVDGKLKVKLTNDLTAKELDIILSGGLLNAVGASR
- the phnD gene encoding phosphate/phosphite/phosphonate ABC transporter substrate-binding protein is translated as MKHILFALATLAWFLAPSHGHAADELVFGLIGTERHETLLKSFAPLSEALARCLGIPVRVTVHQDYAGAIWDMRSGRTHFAWMGNKAALEAVDSAGAEVGLMALSRNDGAGYFSHLIVRKDSGLISPQDVLARAADLTLALGDPNSTSGSLVPGYYLFATRNLDPETLFKRTIRAQHEENFLAVAQGRADVAATNSVDLQRFKSRYPSEWAGIRIIWTSPRIPSDPIVWKSSLPDPLKKAIRECFISFGKPAPGKGRAELQAEADTLADLQWTGFVPSDNSQLAPVRRIELYRRMRTLEADDTMPADVRTARIKAIDEALLLLGAPEDVPAP
- a CDS encoding putative bifunctional diguanylate cyclase/phosphodiesterase gives rise to the protein MNGAFDRIFPARALQTGFRRLPGLVLKVLLPVLLTWLISSLALFAIFSRQAERQGYDDLRARLEAYASDKANELSSPLWNFQHDLVARLMQSYRHNDDLLVVSLHDAAGKLLHEALGTGPPPKGNIFETKREIVHKNADRAETLGTLTVVFHDGRLLNSLAEYRARDALNLGLVLAVLALSLWWTVHRIVGRPLARLEKSLLRNAREPSREPIVWAGQDELARVAAAYNGLLEEVDRRTGELVEANAALAGEIVRRNQAEEKLLLAAKVFEVAVEGVAVTDVGGVIRSVNSSFERITGYRQDEAVGRRLDILGSGRHTPAFFAGILLSLRRHGAWEGEIWNRRKNGEVYPQRTTASAVLDAAGRISHYVCVFQDITEAKRQQQAMERMAFHDTLTGLPNRANLDERLRQTLGHAARHGGAFSLLFLDLDNFKAVNDSLGHDVGDALLAILAARLRNVLRAEDTLARQGGDEFIILAPDADTPDKAANLAQRVASAMRKSVPLQGYDIPCSASVGIAMYPQDGVTPQDLIKHADMAMYRAKSQGGGASRFFATGMDLQARKRLSLETRLHKALERDEFSLQYQPVLQADTMTVSGAEALLRWNCGGQSIPPAEFIPVAESNNAIIPIGAWVLERASLQAAALARGPRTPFTLSVNVSARQFHHEGFLNDVTAAAERLAGTNTRLHLELTESALIIDPDAATRTIHLLKEMGVGIVLDDFGTGYSSLKHLLDLPIDGFKIDRGFVSAIHSCARSRAIITALVNLSLGLSVSVVAEGVENTGQLDFLRGTGCPEFQGFLAWPALPLESFPAPGSTPRNAAG
- the sat gene encoding sulfate adenylyltransferase → MSRLVPPHGGKGLTICLLEGAERAEALKKAATLKKVVISPREKGDLIMMGIGGFSPITYFMGKADWKSVCEKMTLTDGTFWPVPVTCSVSAEDAAAINVGQEIALESVEGEMMAIMTVTEKYTLTEDEKKWECYQVFKGAGPDSADDVFWETALKDHPGVQMVMGQKPVSLAGPVKVLSEAEYPTKYKGVYKRPAELRAEMDAKGWGKVAALQLRNPMHRSHEFLAKIAVEVCDGVVIHSLIGNLKPGDIPAEVRVRAIDTLVEHYFVKDHVIQAGYPLDMRYAGPREGLLHATFRQNFGINQMIIGRDHAGVGDFYGMFEAQEIFKRIPYATPEAACAVEPGKALLCENMNIDWTFYCFKCDGMASLRTCPHAKEDRVILSGTKLRKMLSEGEAIPDHFGRDECLAILREYYEGLTEKVEVKMQRAASGEHAAQKK
- a CDS encoding STAS domain-containing protein — protein: MLIDTREKNGVTLALINTRRIEARIADPLAAGLLEAIGKARGVVLDFAQVGFIDSTGMKALMTVLLHCRKSETPCALMGVSEDIMSVFVITRLNRLLPITGSEDEAVDKVRELLAQARERREGTAAATEASCPVPGAPEQGKAGG